The proteins below are encoded in one region of Bacteroides uniformis:
- a CDS encoding YbaN family protein, producing MKTVCIILGTVSLTLGIIGIFLPLLPTTPFLLLTAALYFRGSPRLYQWLLNHKCLGPYIRSFRENKAIPLRAKIISLLLMWGTMVYCIFFLIPLTEIKAVLFLVAVGVTWHILSFKTLR from the coding sequence ATGAAAACCGTCTGCATCATTTTGGGAACAGTTTCTTTGACACTCGGCATCATCGGCATCTTCCTGCCGTTGCTGCCCACTACGCCTTTCCTGCTGCTCACGGCAGCACTCTACTTCAGAGGCTCACCCAGACTGTACCAATGGTTGCTGAACCACAAATGCCTCGGTCCCTACATCCGCAGCTTCCGCGAGAACAAAGCCATCCCTCTACGTGCCAAAATCATCTCCCTACTGCTGATGTGGGGAACAATGGTTTACTGCATCTTCTTCCTGATTCCACTAACAGAAATAAAGGCAGTATTGTTCCTTGTCGCTGTGGGGGTGACTTGGCATATACTGTCATTCAAGACGTTGAGATAA
- a CDS encoding pyridoxamine kinase, with translation MYANKVKKVVAVHDLSGVGRVSLTVVIPILSSMGFQVCPLPTAVLSSHTQYPEFSFLDLTDEMPKIISEWKKLEVQFDAFYTGYLGSPRQIHIVSDFIDDFRRPDGLVVVDPVLGDNGRLYANFHESMIDEMKHLITKADVVTPNLTELFYLLGIPYKEMNTDEELKSYLRQLSDCGPEVVIITSVPVRDDKHKTSVYAYNRNGNRYWKVTCPYLPAHYPGTGDTFTSVITGALLQGDSLPIALDRATQFILQGIRATFGYEYDNREGIQLEKVLHNLDMPIQICSYELI, from the coding sequence ATGTATGCGAATAAAGTAAAGAAGGTTGTTGCCGTCCACGACTTGTCGGGAGTCGGACGGGTGTCTCTGACGGTGGTCATTCCCATTCTTTCGTCTATGGGTTTCCAGGTGTGTCCGTTGCCTACAGCCGTATTGTCGAGCCATACCCAGTATCCGGAATTCTCTTTTCTGGACCTGACGGATGAAATGCCGAAGATTATTTCCGAGTGGAAGAAGCTGGAAGTACAGTTTGATGCCTTTTATACCGGCTATCTGGGTTCTCCGCGGCAGATACATATTGTTTCTGACTTTATTGATGACTTCCGCCGACCGGACGGTCTGGTTGTGGTAGACCCGGTGTTGGGCGATAACGGACGGCTTTATGCGAACTTCCACGAGTCCATGATTGATGAAATGAAACATCTCATCACCAAGGCCGATGTCGTTACTCCCAATTTGACGGAGCTGTTCTATCTGCTGGGTATTCCTTATAAGGAGATGAATACGGATGAGGAATTGAAGTCATACCTTCGCCAGCTTTCCGATTGTGGTCCCGAAGTGGTGATTATTACCAGTGTGCCCGTACGGGATGATAAGCATAAGACGTCCGTGTATGCCTATAACCGGAACGGTAACCGCTACTGGAAGGTTACGTGTCCTTACCTGCCGGCCCATTATCCCGGAACGGGGGATACGTTTACCAGTGTCATCACCGGGGCACTGTTGCAAGGTGACAGTTTGCCCATTGCCCTGGACCGTGCCACGCAGTTCATTCTGCAAGGTATCCGTGCTACTTTCGGATACGAGTACGACAACCGTGAAGGTATACAGCTTGAAAAGGTGTTGCATAATCTCGACATGCCGATTCAAATCTGTAGCTATGAATTAATTTAA
- a CDS encoding phosphodiester glycosidase family protein, which translates to MKKKIFLAVFLCCGMFAAMAQTAADSLAIVSADWQTEPLQKGMLYKKAVFSSLYGVPQEVSIFEISPKRYRFDVLVHNPKEETSIAARHAGAVAAINGSYFDMKAGNSVCYLRKDGVVIDTTSTGVLATVSNGAVLIKKGRLELIPWSKQEEKACTLKKGTVLASGPLMLKDGQVCDLSGTNRNFVDTKHPRSAVALTREGKILLIVVDGRRKGKAEGINIPELAHMIRILGGEDALNLDGGGSSTLWSGALPDKGIANTPSGSAERKVANSLCVYE; encoded by the coding sequence ATGAAAAAGAAAATATTCCTGGCAGTGTTTCTCTGTTGCGGCATGTTTGCAGCAATGGCGCAGACTGCTGCCGACTCTCTTGCCATCGTTTCTGCCGATTGGCAGACTGAGCCCCTGCAGAAAGGGATGCTTTATAAAAAGGCAGTATTCAGTTCTTTGTATGGAGTTCCTCAGGAAGTGTCTATTTTTGAAATATCCCCGAAGCGCTACCGTTTCGATGTGCTCGTCCACAATCCCAAGGAGGAGACCAGTATAGCCGCCCGGCATGCAGGTGCGGTGGCGGCCATCAATGGCTCCTATTTTGATATGAAAGCCGGAAATTCCGTCTGCTATCTGCGTAAGGACGGGGTGGTGATAGATACTACCTCTACTGGGGTTCTGGCAACAGTGTCCAATGGAGCTGTACTTATAAAGAAGGGCAGGCTGGAACTGATTCCCTGGAGCAAGCAGGAAGAAAAGGCATGTACTTTGAAAAAAGGCACTGTGCTGGCTTCCGGCCCTTTGATGCTGAAGGACGGGCAAGTGTGCGACTTGTCCGGGACTAACCGGAATTTTGTAGATACCAAGCATCCCCGCAGTGCTGTGGCGCTGACAAGAGAAGGAAAAATCCTGCTTATTGTTGTTGACGGACGTCGGAAGGGAAAAGCGGAAGGTATCAATATACCCGAGCTTGCCCATATGATTCGTATATTGGGCGGGGAGGATGCGTTGAATCTGGACGGCGGCGGTTCTTCTACGCTGTGGAGTGGGGCGTTGCCGGATAAGGGAATAGCCAATACCCCGAGTGGCAGTGCAGAGCGTAAGGTTGCCAATTCTCTTTGTGTGTACGAATAA